The following coding sequences are from one Dermacentor andersoni chromosome 5, qqDerAnde1_hic_scaffold, whole genome shotgun sequence window:
- the LOC126531194 gene encoding uncharacterized protein, with product MYKVQMKDTGGHPDSALSEPFIPTARKVPEARSGGSTYPVKATCETRIAVDSTYFDSFRRDERKLAQYMAVLVAFANLKFLTFQENILSFQLSVTGIVIFSA from the exons ATACTGGCGGCCACCCAGATTCCGCGCTGTCTGAGCCTTTTATCCCGACGGCAAGGAAAGTTCCCGAGGCAAGGTCTGGAGGGTCAACTT ATCCTGTGAAAGCCACTTGTGAGACCCGCATTGCCGTAGACTCAACTTATTTTGACTCATTTCGTAGGGATGAACGGAAACTTGCCCAGTACATGGCCGTACTGGTAGCCTTT GCGAACCTCAAGTTCCTGACTTTCCAAGAAAATATATTAAGTTTTCAGCTGAGTGTAACAGGAATTGTCATTTTTTCG